A genome region from Coturnix japonica isolate 7356 chromosome 13, Coturnix japonica 2.1, whole genome shotgun sequence includes the following:
- the SRA1 gene encoding steroid receptor RNA activator 1, which produces MEELYVKPGNTRRGWNDPPQFSYGLQTRGAGPGRTPLSRRVPGAPPDPPAGASPDRPPAALGPPPLGPPGPVPSARGTPSRALVEESGAADGEAPAEAPAEAVLAPLREALSACRPAVQKQVCDDIARRLTALGDAWAGGKLSAPVRRRMVVLVRELERRRWDAADEIHRSLMVDHVNEVSMWLVGVKRLIAECRNLPAAEDGSAAGPGPEVPEPPGAAD; this is translated from the exons ATGGAGGAGCTCTACGTGAAGCCGG GGAACACGCGGCGCGGCTGGAACGACCCCCCGCAGTTCTCCTACGGGCTGCAAACTCGGGGCGCGGGTCCCGGGCGGACCCCGCTCAGTCGCCGGGTGCCGGGCGCTCCGCCGGACCCGCCCGCAG GTGCCTCTCCGGACCGCCCCCCCGCGGCGCTGGGGCCGCCCCCGTTGGGCCCTCCCGGCCCCGTCCCGAGCGCCCGCGGCACCCCGAGCCGAGCGCTCGTCGAGGAGAGCGGTGCCGCGGACGGGGAGGCTCCCGCTGAGGCTCCCGCTGAGGCCGTGCTGGCCCCGCTGCGGGAGGCGCTGTCCGCGTGCCGCCCCGCCGTGCAG AAACAAGTGTGCGATGACATCGCGCGGCGGCTGACGGCGCTTGGGGACGCGTGGGCCGGGGGGAAGCTGTCGGCCCCCGTGAGGAGGAGGATGGTCGTCCTGGTGCGAG AGCTGGAGCGGCGCCGGTGGGACGCAGCCGACGAGATCCACCGCTCGCTGATGGTGGACCACGTGAACGAGGTGAGCATGTGGCTGGTGGGCGTCAAGCGGCTGATCGCAGAGTGCAGGAACCTGCCCGCGGCCGAGGACGGCAGCGCAGCTGGGCCCGGCCCGGAGGTGCCCGAACCGCCTGGAGCTGCGGATTGA
- the APBB3 gene encoding amyloid-beta A4 precursor protein-binding family B member 3 isoform X2, giving the protein MLGKDYMLAIILVNCDDNLWSDHSLDTDPDLPPGWRKIHDSQGTYYWHVPTGTTQWQHPTRSTSPGGCLEADGEEMLQETDCQAPVVKHTSKSRPVPSPMASLTRRASLTWQGDDFQQCGAEPSSKCFAVRSLGWVEIPEEDLAPGKSSIAVNNCIQQLSNSQGSADSRGEGQDLVMILKKDTMSLVDPLDHSLIHCQHILNIRVWGVGCNKGRDRDFAFVARDQLTSVLKCHVFRCNVPAKGIAKALHGMCSQIVAERAAAGSDPSPSGAALRPISAATWPLRTADPRDAVGRPPRRYEALYIGSRPVPRAMGMDVLNAAIEQLLAGPGRHSWTPAHVCVSDTAVRVRRAQVGPGRNRGGRGGVGAGPERRPQDEDEAEAHVWQCDVRYVTFLGVGRDAHTFALIADTGRRFQCAAFWCEPDAGTISEAVQTACMVQYQKCLVAAAPGPKAKRVAAGGAKAGGGGGAAGAGPRKRGVLSLLETFRQRHALLHLP; this is encoded by the exons ATGCTGGGCAAGGACTACATGCTGGCCATCATCCTCGTCAACTGCGACG ACAACCTCTGGAGTGACCACAGCCTGGACACGGACCCTGACCTTCCTCCTGGCTGGAGAAAAATCCATGACTCTCAGGGCACCTACTACTGGCACGTGCCCACGGGCACAACACAGTGGCAGCACCCCACTCGTTCTACCAGTCCAGGAGGGTGCCTGGAGGCTGATggagaggagatgctccaggaaACG GACTGCCAGGCCCCTGTTGTGAAGCACACATCAAAATCCAGGCCTGTTCCCAGCCCCATGGCCTCGCTGACCAGGAG GGCCTCGCTGACATGGCAGGGAGATGACTTCCAACAGTGTGGCGCAGAGCCCAGCTCCAAG tgctttgctgtgcgTTCTCTGGGCTGGGTGGAGATCCCCGAGGAGGACCTAGCACCCGGCAAGAGCAGCATTGCTGTCAACAACTGCATCCAGCAGCTCTCCAACAGCCAAggctctgcagacagcaggggAGAG GGCCAGGACCTGGTGATGATCCTGAAGAAGGACACCATGAGCCTGGTGGACCCTCTGGACCACAGCCTCATCCACTGCCAGCACATCCTCAACATCCGCGTCTGGGGCGTCGGCTGCAACAAGGGCAG GGACAG GGACTTCGCCTTCGTGGCGCGGGACCAGCTGACCAGCGTGCTCAAGTGCCACGTCTTCCGCTGCAACGTGCCCGCCAAGGGCATCGCCAAGGCGCTGCACGGGATGTGCTCCCAG ATCGTGGCGGAGCGCGCGGCAGCCGGCAGCGACCCTTCACCGAGCGGCGCCGCTCTGCGGCCCATCTCCGCGGCCACGTGGCCCCTGCGTACAG CGGATCCCCGGGACGCCGTAGGGAGGCCGCCCCGGCGCTACGAGGCGTTGTACATCGGCAGCCGGCCCGTGCCCAGGGCCATGG GGATGGACGTGCTGAACGCCGCCATCGAGCAGCTGCTGGCGGGTCCCGGGCGGCACAGCTGGACGCCCGCACACGTCTGCGTGTCCGACACGGCCGTGCGGGTGCGGCGGGCGCAGGTGGGGCCGGGGCGGAACCGGGGGGGGCGCGGCGGGGTCGGAGCGGGGCCGGAGCGGCGGCCGCAGGACGAGGACGAGGCCGAGGCGCACGTGTGGCAGTGCGACGTGCGCTACGTCACCTTCCTCGGCGTGGGCCGCGACGCTCACACCTTCGCGCTGATCGCCGACACCGGGCGGCGCTTCCAGTGCGCGGCGTTCTGGTGCGAGCCCGACGCGGGCACCATCTCGGAGGCGGTGCAGACGGCCTGCATG GTTCAGTACCAGAAGTGCCTCGTGGCCGCCGCGCCGGGGCCGAAGGCGAAACGCGTGGCCGCCGGGGGAGCGAAggcgggaggaggcggcggcgcggcgggaGCCGGTCCGAGGAAGCGCGGGGTGCTGTCGCTGCTGGAGACGTTCCGCCAGCGCCACGCGCTGCTGCACCTGCCCTGA
- the APBB3 gene encoding amyloid-beta A4 precursor protein-binding family B member 3 isoform X1 has product MPGHPNSAPPQQGYPTPLWLPVRQLTVLTMVWGSAAAVAALASLQAILLSTLPLRAGTPGHSPEANVPPFPHQLIAYFSLQVGAAVIAFPLASPCLCTDNLWSDHSLDTDPDLPPGWRKIHDSQGTYYWHVPTGTTQWQHPTRSTSPGGCLEADGEEMLQETDCQAPVVKHTSKSRPVPSPMASLTRRASLTWQGDDFQQCGAEPSSKCFAVRSLGWVEIPEEDLAPGKSSIAVNNCIQQLSNSQGSADSRGEGQDLVMILKKDTMSLVDPLDHSLIHCQHILNIRVWGVGCNKGRDRDFAFVARDQLTSVLKCHVFRCNVPAKGIAKALHGMCSQIVAERAAAGSDPSPSGAALRPISAATWPLRTADPRDAVGRPPRRYEALYIGSRPVPRAMGMDVLNAAIEQLLAGPGRHSWTPAHVCVSDTAVRVRRAQVGPGRNRGGRGGVGAGPERRPQDEDEAEAHVWQCDVRYVTFLGVGRDAHTFALIADTGRRFQCAAFWCEPDAGTISEAVQTACMVQYQKCLVAAAPGPKAKRVAAGGAKAGGGGGAAGAGPRKRGVLSLLETFRQRHALLHLP; this is encoded by the exons ATGCCTGGGCACCCCAACTCAGCGCCTCCCCAGCAGGGCTATCCCACCCCTCTCTGGCTGCCAGTGAGGCAACTGACTGTGCTGACCATGGTGTggggatctgctgctgctgtagctgcTCTGGCATCTCTGCAAGCCATCCTGCTCAGCACTCTCCCACTCCGTGCTGGGACACCGGGTCACAGCCCAGAGGCCAATGTGCCACCCTTTCCCCACCAGCTTATTGCTTACTTTTCCCTGCAGGTGGGAGCAGCTGTGATAGCTTTCCCCCTTGCCTCACCTTGTCTCTGCACAGACAACCTCTGGAGTGACCACAGCCTGGACACGGACCCTGACCTTCCTCCTGGCTGGAGAAAAATCCATGACTCTCAGGGCACCTACTACTGGCACGTGCCCACGGGCACAACACAGTGGCAGCACCCCACTCGTTCTACCAGTCCAGGAGGGTGCCTGGAGGCTGATggagaggagatgctccaggaaACG GACTGCCAGGCCCCTGTTGTGAAGCACACATCAAAATCCAGGCCTGTTCCCAGCCCCATGGCCTCGCTGACCAGGAG GGCCTCGCTGACATGGCAGGGAGATGACTTCCAACAGTGTGGCGCAGAGCCCAGCTCCAAG tgctttgctgtgcgTTCTCTGGGCTGGGTGGAGATCCCCGAGGAGGACCTAGCACCCGGCAAGAGCAGCATTGCTGTCAACAACTGCATCCAGCAGCTCTCCAACAGCCAAggctctgcagacagcaggggAGAG GGCCAGGACCTGGTGATGATCCTGAAGAAGGACACCATGAGCCTGGTGGACCCTCTGGACCACAGCCTCATCCACTGCCAGCACATCCTCAACATCCGCGTCTGGGGCGTCGGCTGCAACAAGGGCAG GGACAG GGACTTCGCCTTCGTGGCGCGGGACCAGCTGACCAGCGTGCTCAAGTGCCACGTCTTCCGCTGCAACGTGCCCGCCAAGGGCATCGCCAAGGCGCTGCACGGGATGTGCTCCCAG ATCGTGGCGGAGCGCGCGGCAGCCGGCAGCGACCCTTCACCGAGCGGCGCCGCTCTGCGGCCCATCTCCGCGGCCACGTGGCCCCTGCGTACAG CGGATCCCCGGGACGCCGTAGGGAGGCCGCCCCGGCGCTACGAGGCGTTGTACATCGGCAGCCGGCCCGTGCCCAGGGCCATGG GGATGGACGTGCTGAACGCCGCCATCGAGCAGCTGCTGGCGGGTCCCGGGCGGCACAGCTGGACGCCCGCACACGTCTGCGTGTCCGACACGGCCGTGCGGGTGCGGCGGGCGCAGGTGGGGCCGGGGCGGAACCGGGGGGGGCGCGGCGGGGTCGGAGCGGGGCCGGAGCGGCGGCCGCAGGACGAGGACGAGGCCGAGGCGCACGTGTGGCAGTGCGACGTGCGCTACGTCACCTTCCTCGGCGTGGGCCGCGACGCTCACACCTTCGCGCTGATCGCCGACACCGGGCGGCGCTTCCAGTGCGCGGCGTTCTGGTGCGAGCCCGACGCGGGCACCATCTCGGAGGCGGTGCAGACGGCCTGCATG GTTCAGTACCAGAAGTGCCTCGTGGCCGCCGCGCCGGGGCCGAAGGCGAAACGCGTGGCCGCCGGGGGAGCGAAggcgggaggaggcggcggcgcggcgggaGCCGGTCCGAGGAAGCGCGGGGTGCTGTCGCTGCTGGAGACGTTCCGCCAGCGCCACGCGCTGCTGCACCTGCCCTGA